One stretch of Anolis sagrei isolate rAnoSag1 chromosome 11, rAnoSag1.mat, whole genome shotgun sequence DNA includes these proteins:
- the TTF1 gene encoding transcription termination factor 1, producing MSDGAEDLCADSLPLFVSPKKKKKKKRKLEELNGEEEAEERWVNPAEDAENDRTSKRKKDSQWVVKESDLESEMGIHPKRKKKKKHRSKEQDVEHIVPETPEEILDHLEDADCEVRPKKKKKKAAKESLEDGEGLSIDKVGFARDAKELVMPSDIEDVLQNGAETTLSAPRKPHKKHKKHKKHRSSSPNAFDDNPEMAKDGEQDQSKRHPAASLGKQGPLPPSSEPLELDNEFFDSPDVVSPDLESLTRELEEFIPDIRRRPEEFIRQLARRDLLRFRNFKKQGIALKFGKFSRGENALLRRNVEAFLEESGIDSAEKLLFTHRFPEEKDTLKKLKARHLFGLKIAQGIPRPWRLVYYRARKMFDPQNYVGRYSAEELHQIKKYQAQFGNNWKKMSELMGRSSHSLELKYYDMIAEFNTGPWTKEETQKLIGIVKGYLEAKADPAKKEGPLMLRRENLYKGIPWFRVQEQMGSRWWKQCKEKWLSLITKKMSGGKLRNHGLESLKFRIELIERLYDLNVEDVEDIDWEDLSHLIGNVPPDYTKSRFYLVRTLYVPFWTQKGFSEAIDHLYTETLPKLKAQLERKKNIPEMEERSWKSTFRFSDIFPEEEEVEEEEEEGSIFEEEEEPPREAHSEIQGKASGPSGIP from the exons ATGAGCGACGGAGCAGAGGATTTGTGCGCAGACAGCCTTCCACTCTTCGTTtccccaaagaagaagaagaagaagaaaaggaaattggAGGAATTGAAcggagaggaagaagcagaagagcgTTGGGTGAATCCTGCTGAAGATGCAGAGAATGATCGGACATCCAAGAGGAAGAAGGACTCCCAATGGGTCGTCAAAGAGAGCGACTTAGAGAGCGAAATGGGAATACAtcccaagagaaagaaaaagaagaagcaccGATCAAAGGAACAAGACGTTGAGCATATAGTCCCGGAAACACCAGAAGAAATCTTGGATCATTTGGAAGATGCGGATTGTGAAGTTCgtcccaagaagaagaaaaagaaagcagcaAAAGAATCATTAGAAGACGGCGAAGGCCTTTCCATAGACAAGGTTGGCTTTGCAAGGGATGCAAAGGAACTTGTTATGCCTTCAGACATTGAAGACGTTTTGCAGAATGGGGCGGAAACCACGCTTTCTGCACCAAGGAAACCCCACAAAAAGCATAAGAAGCAtaaaaagcatcgatcttcttcCCCCAATGCATTTGACGACAACCCAGAAATGGCTAAAGATGGAGAACAGGACCAGTCCAAGCGACATCCTGC TGCATCTCTAGGTAAACAAGGGCCTCTTCCTCCGTCCTCGGAGCCTCTGGAGCTGGACAACGAGTTCTTTGATTCTCCGGACGTTGTATCGCCGGACCTGGAGAGCCTCACTCGGGAGCTGGAGGAGTTCATTCCGGACATCCGGCGGCGCCCCGAAGAGTTCATCCGCCAGCTGGCGCGCAGGGATCTCCTCCGCTTCAGGAACTTCAAGAAGCAAG GGATTGCGTTGAAGTTTGGGAAGTTCTCCCGGGGGGAGAATGCACTGCTGCGCCGGAACGTGGAGGCCTTTCTGGAGGAAAGCGGCATTGACTCCGCTGAGAAGCTGCTCTTCACCCACCGCTTCCCCGAAGAGAAGGACACTCTCAAGAAGCTCAAGGCACGGCATTTGTTCGGACTCAAGATCG CACAAGGCATTCCTCGGCCCTGGAGGCTCGTCTATTACCGAGCGAGGAAGATGTTTGACCCTCAGAATTACGTGGGAAG GTATTCCGCGGAGGAGCTGCACCAAATCAAGAAATACCAGGCCCAGTTTGGCAACAACTGGAAGAAGATGTCTGAGCTGATGGGGCGCAGCAGCCATTCGCTCGAGTTGAAGTATTACGACATGATCGCAG AGTTCAATACAGGCCCCTGGACCAAAGAGGAAACCCAGAAGCTGATTGGGATCGTGAAGGGCTACCTGGAGGCCAAAGCTGACCCAGCCAAAAAAGAAGGTCCTTTGATGCTGCGCCGAGAAAACCTCTACAAGGGTATCCCATGGTTCCGGGTGCAGGAGCAGATGGGCAGCCGGTGGTGGAAGCAGTGCAAGGAAAAGTG GCTGTCCCTGATCACCAAGAAGATGTCTGGAGGGAAGTTGCGGAACCATGGCCTCGAGAGCCTCAAGTTCAGGATCGAGCTCATCGAAAG ATTATATGACCTGAACGTTGAGGATGTGGAGGACATCGACTGGGAGGACCTCTCCCACCTCATTGG GAATGTCCCTCCGGATTACACCAAAAGCCGTTTCTACCTGGTCAGGACCTTATACGTCCCTTTTTGGACCCAGAAGGGCTTCTCCG aggCCATCGACCACCTTTACACAGAAACTTTGCCGAAGCTCAAGGCCCAAttggaaaggaagaagaacatTCCGGAAATGGAGGAGCGGAGCTGGAAGAGCACCTTCCGCTTCAGCGACATCTTCCCggaagaggaagaggtggaagaggaggaagaggaaggaagcatctttgaagaagaggaagagccaCCCAGAGAAGCCCATTCGGAGATCCAGGGCAAGGCTTCGGGTCCGTCGGGCATTCCATAA